A single window of Acidimicrobiales bacterium DNA harbors:
- a CDS encoding DUF2786 domain-containing protein — MGVNNRERRRAKKHKRQRAEAARGVPGREAPRRSGPGDGSRSAGFDERMVREAVLATAEAYRFESQEAFASGLEALAVAEAFVGRTAVDGAVQWWMERALDRAWNSGWQPADVVRIVRRRLGVPHAGAVAGAVAASAARRPEAAADERWAAQAAAIAADAGSAPPRRPWPEHLGLAVQALSLVLHLPPLPRLAPSPANGRAGGRSGAVLERVRALLAKAESTTFAEEAEALTAKAQELMARHAIDEAMLDAAGGGAPSAVAGRRIGVEDPYAAAKSVLLDRVATANRCRSVWSGDMGFSTVFGTPGDLDIVEVLFTSLLVQGTDAMVGAGRSVDRSGRSRTRSFRQSFLLAYAMRIGERLAATTEEAVAEAVGRHGDALLPVLAGRAGAVDDAVAEVFPDMVSRGLAITNGAGWVAGRTAADLATLAVGDELAAG, encoded by the coding sequence ATGGGCGTCAACAACCGGGAGCGTCGGCGGGCCAAGAAGCACAAGCGCCAGCGAGCAGAGGCCGCCCGCGGCGTCCCCGGGCGCGAGGCGCCCCGTCGCTCCGGGCCCGGCGACGGTTCCCGCTCGGCGGGCTTCGACGAGCGCATGGTGCGCGAGGCGGTGCTGGCGACGGCCGAGGCCTACCGCTTCGAGTCGCAGGAGGCGTTCGCGTCGGGGCTGGAGGCGCTGGCCGTCGCCGAGGCCTTCGTCGGCCGCACCGCGGTCGACGGCGCCGTGCAGTGGTGGATGGAGCGGGCCCTCGACCGGGCCTGGAACTCCGGTTGGCAGCCGGCCGACGTGGTCCGCATCGTGCGGCGCAGGCTCGGCGTCCCCCACGCCGGCGCGGTCGCCGGTGCCGTCGCCGCCAGCGCCGCCCGCCGCCCCGAGGCGGCGGCCGACGAGCGGTGGGCGGCCCAGGCCGCCGCCATCGCCGCCGACGCCGGCTCGGCGCCGCCTCGCCGCCCGTGGCCCGAGCACCTGGGCCTCGCCGTGCAGGCCCTCTCGCTCGTGCTCCACCTGCCGCCCCTGCCCCGTCTGGCGCCGTCGCCCGCCAACGGGCGCGCCGGCGGCCGCTCGGGGGCGGTGCTCGAACGGGTCCGGGCCCTCCTCGCCAAGGCCGAGTCCACCACGTTCGCCGAGGAGGCCGAGGCCCTCACGGCCAAGGCCCAGGAGCTCATGGCCCGCCACGCCATCGACGAGGCCATGCTCGACGCGGCCGGTGGCGGGGCGCCGTCGGCCGTCGCCGGGCGGCGCATCGGGGTCGAGGACCCCTACGCGGCGGCGAAGTCGGTGCTCCTGGACCGCGTCGCCACCGCCAACCGCTGCCGCTCCGTGTGGAGCGGGGACATGGGCTTCTCCACCGTGTTCGGCACACCGGGCGACCTCGACATCGTCGAGGTCCTCTTCACCTCCCTGCTCGTCCAGGGCACCGACGCCATGGTGGGGGCGGGCCGCTCGGTCGACCGCTCGGGGCGCTCCCGCACCCGCTCGTTCCGCCAGTCGTTCCTCCTGGCCTACGCCATGCGCATCGGCGAGCGGCTGGCGGCGACCACCGAGGAAGCGGTGGCTGAGGCGGTCGGGCGCCACGGCGACGCCCTGCTGCCGGTGCTGGCCGGCCGGGCCGGCGCGGTCGACGACGCCGTGGCCGAGGTCTTCCCGGACATGGTGAGCCGCGGCCTCGCGATCACCAATGGGGCCGGGTGGGTGGCGGGGCGGACCGCCGCCGACCTGGCCACGCTGGCGGTGGGCGACGAGCTGGCAGCCGGCTGA